GAGGGAAAACTCGTTTCAGTCAACGGAAACCCGGACATCTCCATCCTGAAGGACTACGTGAACGAGTACGTCACTTTGGGGTTCGAAGGTGGCACGGTCAAAGGCATCCTGAAACAGTTCAACGAGATCCCGAAGCGACACATGATCGGTATCTCCTTCGCGGGTCTTGCTCCCGTCTTCAGGGAAGATTTCTCCGTTTTCCAGTGGGGAGACAGGATCGTTGAGGTCGAAGGTCAGAAGATAAACAGCTGGCAGGATTTGATAGTACTCTATCAGAGGTTGAACCTTGGTGATAGGGTTTTGATGCTGAATGTTCAGGGAGAAAATGTTGAGTGGTGGAGAGGGCTTTCAGGCACGGTAGATGTGACGGTGGAAAGGGCAGGAAAGTTGATCAAAGTGCAGATCGACACCAGTTCTTTGAAGACGGTTCTGGAAACCCCGGGTGTTCTGGAAAATGAAGTGCCACGCTACAGACCTGGAAATCTTGTGGAAACTGTGAGTCTTTCGGTGAAGGCGTGTAACTACGTACTCTGGGCAACGGCCTCTTCTTTGAAGAACTTCTTCCGAAACGTTCAGACAGGTCAGATAGTCGGTGTGGTGGGACTTGCGGGAGTGATCGGACAGGCATCAAAGAGCGGTATGGAGGCCATACTCACCGTCGTGGCCATCATAACGATCAGCCTGGGAGTTCTGAATCTTCTTCCGCTTCCCGCACTTGACGGTGGCAGGATCGTTTTCTCACTCGTAGAGATGGTGACCAGAAAGAGACTGGACCCACAGATTGAGAACATCATTCACTTTATTGGCTTCATACTCCTCATGGTTCTTTTCCTTTACATCACGTTCCTCGACATAGGAAGGTTGATGGGAATATGAGAAGGTCTGTTAGGGTTGGAAAGGTGACGATAGGTGGAGGAGCACCGGTGAGCGTGCAGTCAATGACCACAACAAAGACATCGGATGTGGAAAGCACCGTGCTTCAGATAAAACGACTCGAAGAAACAGGATGCGAAATCGTGCGCGTGGCCGTCCAGGATGAAGAGGATGCAAAGGCGATCAGGAGAATAAAAGAAAGAATTTCCATTCCTGTGGTGGCGGATATACAGTTTGACTACAGGCTTGCGATTCTTTCTGTGAAAAGCGGTGCGGACAAAATAAGAATAAATCCGGGAAACATGAGCAAAGAACGTTTGAGGGATGTGGTCAGTGTAGCAAAGGAATACGGTGTACCCATCCGCGTTGGAGCAAACGTTGGGTCCCTGAAGCACAGGACATCAGAGAGATGGAAGGATCTGGCAGAGTCTGCACTCGAAGAAGTGAGGACCCTCGAAAGGGAAGGCTTCTACGATATCGTTGTGTCCGTGAAGAGTTCGAACGTTCTTGAGACGATAAGAGCGAACGAGTATATCGCTGAAAGAGTGGATTATCCCATACACCTCGGTGTGACGGAAGCGGGGATTGCGGAAACCGCCATTGTGAAGTCTTCGATTGCCATTGGTCATCTTCTGCTGAAGGGGATTGGGGATACGATAAGGGTATCGATAGCCGGAGATCCCGTTCGAGAGGTGATCGCGGGAAAGAAAATCCTGATATCCCTTGGACTGAGAGAGGGCCTGGAAGTGATAGCGTGTCCCACCTGTGGAAGGGCCGAGATAAACGTTGAAGAACTGGCGCAGAAGGTTGAAAGTAGTCTTTTTCACATCAACAGGAGCCTAAAGGTGGCAGTCATGGGATGTGTTGTGAACGGTATCGGTGAGGGAAGGGATGCCGATCTAGGTGTAGCAGGTTTGAAGGATGGTGTGGTGATATTCGTGAAAGGTGAGATAAGGGAAAAAGTTCCGAAGGAAAGGGTTATCGATCGCCTGAGGTTTTACATAAATGAACTTTTGAAGGAGGTGGATTGAATGAACATTAAAAAATGGATAACACGCGACTTTCCCGTCGTGGAAGAAACGGCAACCGTCAGTGAGTGTCTTCACAGGATGAGACAGTACCA
This genomic window from Thermotoga sp. SG1 contains:
- the ispG gene encoding flavodoxin-dependent (E)-4-hydroxy-3-methylbut-2-enyl-diphosphate synthase, producing the protein MRRSVRVGKVTIGGGAPVSVQSMTTTKTSDVESTVLQIKRLEETGCEIVRVAVQDEEDAKAIRRIKERISIPVVADIQFDYRLAILSVKSGADKIRINPGNMSKERLRDVVSVAKEYGVPIRVGANVGSLKHRTSERWKDLAESALEEVRTLEREGFYDIVVSVKSSNVLETIRANEYIAERVDYPIHLGVTEAGIAETAIVKSSIAIGHLLLKGIGDTIRVSIAGDPVREVIAGKKILISLGLREGLEVIACPTCGRAEINVEELAQKVESSLFHINRSLKVAVMGCVVNGIGEGRDADLGVAGLKDGVVIFVKGEIREKVPKERVIDRLRFYINELLKEVD
- a CDS encoding site-2 protease family protein; the protein is MVVVYFILILTGVIMVHELGHYLFARLFKVKVLEFALGFGPAVFSVKGKETTFRFNVFPIGGYVRMLGEEGEEVVDEREKSFYAKPAWQRLLITLAGPLFSVVAGYVLFLPITLHWGIALPGVGEVLPSSPAEEAGLMRGDIIYSVNGKIAFDTAIISKEIQKGLPVELVVVRGEKKMPIRIAPRMYPETYEIVLESAEGRPEGKLVSVNGNPDISILKDYVNEYVTLGFEGGTVKGILKQFNEIPKRHMIGISFAGLAPVFREDFSVFQWGDRIVEVEGQKINSWQDLIVLYQRLNLGDRVLMLNVQGENVEWWRGLSGTVDVTVERAGKLIKVQIDTSSLKTVLETPGVLENEVPRYRPGNLVETVSLSVKACNYVLWATASSLKNFFRNVQTGQIVGVVGLAGVIGQASKSGMEAILTVVAIITISLGVLNLLPLPALDGGRIVFSLVEMVTRKRLDPQIENIIHFIGFILLMVLFLYITFLDIGRLMGI